From one Brachypodium distachyon strain Bd21 chromosome 4, Brachypodium_distachyon_v3.0, whole genome shotgun sequence genomic stretch:
- the LOC104584815 gene encoding NEDD8-specific protease 1, whose translation MDERVLSYGDVVLLRSDLAILRGPHFLNDRIIAFYLAHLSASFHGDGDLLLLPPSIPYLLSNLPDPESVAEPLCLASRRLVLLPVNDNPDASVANGGSHWTLLVLDAATTDPQAPRFVHHDSLRGSANAAAARRLARALTAGGAPLRFVEAPTPTQRNGHDCGVYVLAVARAICGWWRSSRRRENQQGGGGDWFATMMEEVDAESVGAMRAELLQLIHRLIQDKEQEEEKKSKAGVEDTCGQ comes from the coding sequence ATGGACGAGCGCGTGCTGAGCTACGGCGACGTGGTGCTGCTCCGCTCCGACCTGGCCATCCTCCGCGGGCCGCACTTCCTCAACGACCGCATCATCGCCTTCTACCTCGCCCACCTCTCCGCCTCCTtccacggcgacggcgacctcctcctgctgccgccgtccATCCCCTACCTCCTCTCCAACCTCCCGGACCCGGAATCCGTCGCCGAGCCGCTCTGcctcgcctcccgccgcctcgTGCTCCTCCCCGTCAACGATAACCCGGACGCCTCCGTCGCCAACGGCGGGTCCCACTGGaccctcctcgtcctcgacgccgccaccaccgacCCCCAAGCTCCGCGATTCGTCCACCACGACAGCCTCCGCGGCtccgccaacgccgccgccgcgcgccgcctcgcccgcgCGCTGACCGCCGGCGGGGCGCCGCTCCGGTTCGTCGAGGCGCCCACCCCGACGCAGCGCAACGGCCACGACTGCGGCGTCTacgtcctcgccgtcgccagAGCCATCTGCGGCTGGTGGAGGAGCAGCCGCCGTCGGGAGAACCAGCAGGGCGGCGGAGGTGATTGGTTCGCCACGATGATGGAGGAGGTGGACGCCGAGAGCGTCGGCGCCATGAGAGCCGAGCTGCTGCAACTGATCCATCGCCTCATCCAAGACaaggagcaggaggaagagaagaagagcaagGCCGGGGTGGAAGACACTTGTGGTCAGTGA